In one Flavobacteriales bacterium genomic region, the following are encoded:
- a CDS encoding T9SS type A sorting domain-containing protein yields MRAALFSLALLPVLAAAQSWCPPGARWTFRYLDQAFGGGQGVTRVVYEGDTLVGGFTAQKLRETDVTAPWGSTNYASSTYSAPILTRSADGIVYVWDGSNAFDTLMWFSAAPAQYWASPGLDNDPYNRITVLDTSTVVIGGTPLRQLIVQRGDWDWMPPDTLRERIGFHFNYLNGWSWFLTDQPWSGLMCYSDQSIDFVVPGITDCGFTLSVNELSSEDHLGMFPNPGTTHFTLDLPPGPHTLTIFDATGHMVLQQRTSDARPVIATEALPAGLYRITVRDEQGAVASATWVKE; encoded by the coding sequence ATGCGCGCTGCACTCTTCTCCCTGGCCCTACTGCCCGTGCTTGCCGCCGCACAGAGCTGGTGCCCGCCGGGGGCCAGGTGGACCTTCCGTTACTTGGACCAAGCCTTCGGAGGCGGACAAGGCGTGACCCGTGTGGTCTACGAAGGAGACACGCTGGTCGGTGGTTTCACTGCCCAGAAGCTGCGAGAGACGGATGTGACCGCTCCGTGGGGCTCGACCAACTACGCATCATCCACGTACTCGGCCCCCATACTGACCAGATCCGCCGATGGCATCGTGTATGTCTGGGACGGGAGCAATGCCTTCGATACCTTGATGTGGTTCAGCGCCGCGCCCGCTCAGTACTGGGCAAGCCCTGGCTTGGACAACGACCCCTACAACCGGATCACCGTCCTCGATACCTCCACCGTCGTGATCGGGGGTACGCCGTTGCGACAACTCATCGTGCAACGCGGTGACTGGGATTGGATGCCTCCTGACACGCTGCGGGAGCGCATCGGCTTCCACTTCAACTATTTGAACGGATGGTCGTGGTTTCTCACCGACCAGCCTTGGAGCGGGCTCATGTGCTACAGCGATCAGAGTATCGACTTTGTGGTACCGGGTATTACGGACTGCGGCTTCACGCTAAGCGTGAACGAGCTTTCATCGGAGGATCACCTCGGGATGTTCCCCAACCCCGGCACCACCCACTTCACCCTTGACCTCCCACCCGGCCCGCACACCCTCACCATCTTCGATGCTACAGGCCACATGGTCCTGCAACAGCGCACCTCCGATGCCCGGCCGGTGATTGCCACGGAAGCGCTGCCCGCCGGGCTGTACCGCATCACCGTGCGCGATGAACAGGGAGCAGTGGCGAGTGCGACGTGGGTGAAGGAATAG
- a CDS encoding T9SS type A sorting domain-containing protein: MQVRNALLSGFLPATLSAQNWCAPGATWNYATQASWGEGCYEHLYVGATLLGGVIGQNIFTASNFYYVDLGAVVYEPPHYYITTRWQDDIAWWWVPDLMDWDTLYNFGAVPGDKWLPPNFVGLCPPYEWIEVVDTGSVLVSGVSLHYLDIMQAGTEDTVYSRITERFGWEWEINIWPPCVGPPEIISGLISYSDDEISWTNPAWTEGCFGVVGIEEQSSSGIRLFPNPGNTQFTLDLPAGPHTITLFDATGRLVLQQRTTDTRPVVGTEVLPAGLYRISVSDECGMVTGAMWVKAD, from the coding sequence ATGCAAGTACGCAACGCCCTCCTCTCCGGTTTCCTGCCTGCCACTCTTTCTGCGCAGAACTGGTGCGCACCCGGTGCGACTTGGAATTACGCCACGCAAGCCTCTTGGGGCGAGGGATGCTATGAGCACTTGTACGTCGGCGCCACGTTGCTAGGTGGGGTTATCGGTCAGAACATCTTCACAGCATCGAACTTCTACTACGTGGACCTTGGGGCCGTGGTGTATGAGCCCCCTCATTACTACATCACTACGCGATGGCAGGACGATATCGCATGGTGGTGGGTGCCGGACCTCATGGACTGGGACACCTTGTACAATTTCGGCGCGGTACCAGGGGACAAATGGCTCCCTCCGAACTTCGTGGGCCTGTGCCCGCCCTACGAGTGGATCGAGGTTGTCGATACCGGATCCGTCCTCGTCTCGGGTGTCTCGCTGCACTACCTCGACATCATGCAGGCCGGTACGGAGGACACCGTGTACAGCCGCATCACCGAACGGTTCGGCTGGGAGTGGGAGATCAACATTTGGCCACCGTGCGTGGGCCCACCCGAGATCATCTCGGGCCTGATCTCTTATAGCGACGATGAGATCAGTTGGACGAACCCCGCGTGGACCGAAGGGTGCTTCGGTGTTGTTGGTATCGAGGAGCAAAGCAGTTCGGGGATCCGCCTCTTCCCCAACCCCGGCAACACCCAATTCACCCTAGACCTCCCAGCCGGCCCGCACACCATCACCCTCTTCGATGCCACGGGCCGCCTAGTGCTGCAGCAACGCACCACCGACACCCGGCCGGTGGTCGGCACGGAAGTGCTGCCCGCAGGGCTTTACCGCATCAGTGTGAGCGATGAATGCGGCATGGTGACGGGCGCGATGTGGGTGAAAGCGGACTAA
- a CDS encoding bifunctional GNAT family N-acetyltransferase/carbon-nitrogen hydrolase family protein, with the protein MPKDIRIRLRHLKLEDFQNLREAMVQAYPDMAGAIWREDHIRTLIARFPEGQFCVTVNGKVVASALSIIVDYDLYGDNHTYRQITGNYTFSTHDPSGDVLYGIDVFVHPEYRGMRLARRLYEARKVLCERLNLKAIVAGGRIPNYAKYADELSPRAYIEKVRLKEIYDPTLSFQLSNDFHVLKVMKGYLEGDSSSREYATLLEWNNIYHDQRPKIAGRANEVVRLGLVQWQMRPMTNLGALCDQVEFFVDAISSYQADFCLFPELFNAPLLAEFNDLDEASAMRGLARYTEPLRDKFIDYAIRYNVNIITGSMPLLDGDHLKNVGYLCRRDGTWEKFEKVHITPNEVQYWGMTGGDEVRVFDTDCGKVGILICYDVEFPELSRLLALQGMQILFVPFLTDTQNGYMRVRRCAQARAIENECYVAIAGSVGNLPKVENMDIQFAQSAVFTPSDFAFPTNGIKSEATPNTEMTLIVDVDRDLLKELNAHGSVRIMRDRRTDLYDLKLLKNPPAIARPGKDDRSIRSGIRK; encoded by the coding sequence ATGCCCAAGGATATCCGCATCCGCCTGCGCCACTTGAAGCTCGAGGATTTCCAGAACCTGCGCGAGGCCATGGTGCAGGCCTATCCGGACATGGCCGGCGCCATCTGGCGGGAGGACCACATCCGCACCCTCATCGCCCGCTTCCCCGAAGGGCAGTTCTGCGTCACGGTGAACGGCAAGGTGGTGGCTTCCGCGCTATCCATCATCGTCGACTATGACCTCTATGGTGACAACCATACCTACCGCCAGATCACGGGGAACTACACGTTCAGCACCCACGACCCGTCGGGCGATGTGCTTTACGGCATCGATGTGTTCGTGCACCCCGAGTACCGCGGCATGCGACTGGCGCGGCGGCTGTACGAGGCCCGGAAGGTGCTGTGCGAGCGCCTCAACCTGAAGGCGATCGTCGCGGGCGGGCGTATCCCCAACTACGCCAAGTACGCGGATGAGCTGAGTCCGCGGGCCTACATCGAGAAAGTGCGCCTCAAGGAGATCTACGACCCTACCCTCTCCTTTCAGCTCAGCAACGATTTCCACGTGCTGAAGGTGATGAAGGGCTATCTGGAGGGCGACAGCAGCTCACGTGAGTATGCCACCCTCCTCGAATGGAACAACATCTACCATGACCAGCGGCCCAAGATCGCCGGCCGGGCCAATGAGGTGGTGCGGCTGGGACTGGTGCAATGGCAGATGAGGCCCATGACCAACCTCGGCGCCCTATGCGACCAGGTGGAGTTCTTCGTGGATGCCATCAGCAGCTACCAGGCGGATTTCTGCCTCTTCCCGGAGCTCTTCAATGCACCCCTGCTCGCCGAGTTCAACGACCTCGACGAGGCCTCGGCCATGCGCGGACTGGCGCGGTACACCGAACCGCTGCGCGACAAGTTCATCGACTACGCCATCCGGTACAATGTGAACATCATCACCGGCTCCATGCCCCTGCTTGATGGAGACCACCTGAAGAACGTGGGCTACCTCTGCCGGCGCGATGGAACCTGGGAGAAGTTCGAGAAGGTGCACATCACCCCGAACGAGGTGCAGTATTGGGGCATGACGGGCGGCGATGAGGTGAGGGTCTTCGATACGGATTGCGGCAAGGTGGGCATCCTCATCTGCTACGATGTGGAGTTCCCCGAACTCTCGCGCCTGCTGGCCCTGCAGGGCATGCAGATCCTCTTCGTGCCCTTCCTCACCGACACGCAGAACGGGTATATGCGCGTGCGACGGTGTGCGCAGGCCCGCGCCATCGAGAACGAGTGCTACGTGGCCATCGCCGGCAGCGTGGGCAACCTGCCGAAGGTGGAGAACATGGACATCCAGTTCGCCCAGAGCGCCGTGTTCACCCCCAGCGATTTCGCCTTCCCCACCAACGGCATCAAGAGCGAGGCCACCCCGAACACGGAGATGACCCTCATCGTGGATGTGGACCGCGACCTGCTGAAGGAGCTCAATGCCCATGGCAGCGTGCGCATCATGCGCGACCGCCGCACTGATCTCTACGACCTGAAGCTGCTGAAGAACCCACCGGCGATCGCAAGACCCGGCAAGGATGACCGTTCAATTCGGTCCGGTATCAGAAAGTAG
- a CDS encoding NAD-dependent epimerase/dehydratase family protein, which produces MKIILTGATGYVGEGVLLECLGNSVVEEVLVVGRRSCGRSHAKLTELLVPDFLKLESVKDRFIGYDGCFFCAGISSVGMNEADYTRATYDTTMAFAKAVRAGSPQATFIYVSGSGTDSTEKGRLMWARVKGRTENELSRLGFRQQFNFRPGIMTLSPGMKNPKWWMRALVPVFGLVMPWVTCSMKQVGLAMIHAVEKGYPKNVVEVKDIKALAKG; this is translated from the coding sequence ATGAAGATCATCCTTACTGGTGCCACCGGTTATGTGGGTGAAGGGGTGCTGCTCGAATGCCTCGGGAACTCCGTCGTGGAGGAAGTGCTCGTGGTTGGACGCCGGAGCTGCGGTCGCAGCCATGCGAAGTTGACCGAGCTGCTGGTGCCCGATTTCCTCAAGTTGGAATCGGTGAAGGACCGGTTCATCGGCTACGATGGCTGCTTCTTCTGCGCGGGCATCAGTTCGGTGGGCATGAACGAGGCGGACTACACGCGCGCCACCTACGATACCACCATGGCCTTCGCGAAGGCCGTGCGCGCGGGTTCACCCCAGGCCACCTTCATCTACGTTTCCGGCAGCGGCACGGACAGCACGGAGAAAGGACGCCTGATGTGGGCGCGGGTGAAGGGACGCACCGAGAACGAACTTTCGCGGCTCGGGTTCCGGCAGCAGTTCAACTTCCGTCCGGGCATCATGACGTTGAGCCCCGGCATGAAGAACCCGAAGTGGTGGATGCGCGCACTAGTACCGGTCTTCGGTCTGGTGATGCCCTGGGTGACCTGCAGCATGAAGCAGGTGGGCTTGGCCATGATCCACGCCGTCGAGAAGGGCTATCCGAAGAACGTGGTGGAGGTGAAGGACATCAAGGCGCTGGCGAAGGGCTAG